From Natrinema amylolyticum, the proteins below share one genomic window:
- the dapB gene encoding 4-hydroxy-tetrahydrodipicolinate reductase, whose protein sequence is MTARIGVTGATGRMGREVIAAATAREDCEVVFAVNRDPDGGTVDGVEIESAAEFDSLVADREPTAVIDFTGPESAVDYVEACVDADVAFVTGTTGFDDDQYEALEAASEDIAVLHAPNFARGVQALVNVVGEAVRNLQGYDVELVETHHNGKRDAPSGTANRLLEEIEANGDFGERTHGREGESPREEAEIGVHALRAGEITGEHEILLAGNHEEVRLTHRAEDRGVFAAGAVDAAVWIAGQKAGWYDFSDVISE, encoded by the coding sequence CGCCGCGGCGACGGCCCGCGAGGACTGCGAGGTCGTCTTCGCCGTCAACCGCGATCCCGACGGCGGGACCGTCGACGGCGTCGAGATCGAGTCCGCAGCCGAGTTCGACTCGCTGGTCGCCGACCGCGAGCCGACCGCCGTGATCGACTTCACCGGGCCGGAGTCGGCCGTCGACTACGTCGAGGCGTGCGTCGACGCCGACGTCGCGTTCGTCACCGGAACGACCGGCTTCGACGACGACCAGTACGAGGCGCTCGAGGCGGCCAGCGAGGACATCGCCGTCCTCCACGCGCCGAACTTCGCGCGCGGCGTTCAGGCGCTCGTCAACGTCGTCGGCGAGGCGGTCCGGAACCTGCAGGGCTACGACGTGGAACTCGTCGAGACCCACCACAACGGCAAGCGCGACGCGCCGAGCGGCACCGCGAACCGGCTGCTCGAGGAGATCGAAGCCAACGGCGACTTCGGCGAGCGCACGCACGGCCGCGAGGGCGAGTCCCCCCGGGAAGAGGCCGAGATCGGCGTTCACGCGCTGCGCGCGGGGGAGATCACCGGCGAACACGAGATCCTCCTCGCGGGCAATCACGAGGAGGTTCGGCTCACGCACCGTGCCGAGGATCGCGGCGTCTTCGCCGCGGGCGCGGTCGACGCGGCGGTCTGGATCGCCGGACAGAAGGCGGGGTGGTACGACTTTTCGGACGTGATCAGCGAATGA
- a CDS encoding 2,3,4,5-tetrahydropyridine-2,6-dicarboxylate N-succinyltransferase, whose product MSALETEIDELWERKQTDDISAETAGEDAYATLDAFLDALEAGEVRAAEKSGGEWEANEWVKQGILLNFGLRSIGQYEHGGTTYNDVLPLADSSEYGDRGSRNTPDGTVVRRGANIGSDCILMSPAFVNIGARVGDGTLVDSCDTVGSCAQIGDNVKLGANTLIGGVLEPVEDAPVIVEDNVSLGAGCRVTSGFVVGENSVVGENTLLTPRIPVYDLVEEEVLYGELPADRRAFTRFVESSISDHDLFEGGAYKPAVVATDLETETLEATEREDALRE is encoded by the coding sequence ATGAGCGCACTCGAAACCGAAATCGACGAGCTGTGGGAGCGCAAACAGACCGACGATATCAGCGCCGAGACCGCCGGCGAGGACGCGTACGCGACCCTCGACGCCTTCCTCGACGCGCTCGAGGCGGGCGAGGTCCGCGCCGCCGAGAAGTCCGGCGGCGAGTGGGAGGCCAACGAGTGGGTCAAGCAGGGCATCCTGCTCAACTTCGGCCTCCGCTCGATCGGCCAGTACGAACACGGCGGCACCACGTACAACGACGTCCTGCCGCTCGCGGACTCGAGCGAGTACGGCGACCGCGGGAGCCGCAACACGCCGGACGGCACGGTCGTCCGCCGCGGCGCGAACATCGGCTCTGACTGCATCCTGATGAGCCCCGCGTTCGTCAACATCGGCGCTCGCGTCGGCGACGGCACGCTCGTCGACTCCTGCGATACGGTGGGCTCGTGCGCCCAGATCGGCGACAACGTCAAGCTCGGCGCGAACACGCTCATCGGCGGCGTGCTCGAGCCGGTCGAGGACGCGCCGGTCATCGTCGAGGACAACGTCTCGCTCGGCGCTGGCTGCCGGGTCACCAGCGGCTTCGTCGTTGGCGAGAACAGCGTCGTCGGCGAGAACACGCTCCTGACGCCGCGCATCCCCGTCTACGACCTCGTCGAGGAGGAGGTCCTCTACGGCGAACTGCCCGCCGACCGACGCGCCTTCACCCGCTTCGTCGAGTCCTCGATCAGCGACCACGACCTCTTCGAGGGCGGGGCCTACAAGCCCGCCGTCGTCGCGACGGATCTCGAGACGGAGACGCTCGAGGCGACCGAACGCGAAGACGCGCTTCGCGAGTAA